From one Plasmodium knowlesi strain H genome assembly, chromosome: 11 genomic stretch:
- a CDS encoding DNA topoisomerase 6 subunit B, putative, whose translation MDKLNESSNSTYSFFFKNLSVTGFCEENALFMTVKELFDNSIDALSSVKGKGKEVQIIIREYKKELSLYEIVCRDNGEGAEIKDLEKFSEIFLTSKDESKTSGKFGIGLKTILLYSYKTAYGFLHLKVRVEENKIWDFMLLIDKDLSHTFVQNFKEYVNEEWKWSIEISVILKMNNTCNVYDRRISFYMMLILLWKKDINIKCSCDGVEEFTHTCDEQEPTDDEHELLDSFVANCTNMIFKKRNLNSHNFNINMYVNVRKSGKANVNETGILHMGFVFLIRYVNSMPLWGNNAADCSITKSFKSFLKLYGPQFGMDLFNVENLEEIYPDELISLECFNDLKEISHTFRVKKSEKSTWDIILLGIDVQGNDISFANLSKTCINEGKSLSSLISKCALGLFNSVKVDFPEEFESLSDYQLRQALDIYGVQLASSLSKIILKGREEFKNKVFFLLNEKRKEINGGTSEKDRGSIATLGTSSEKELMDELYYHIREKVLSDEKGHEQANATMKDYSSAESNVSDYEDDA comes from the exons ATGGACAAGTTGAACGAAAGCAGTAACTCGacttattccttcttttttaaaaatttgtccGTCACCGGTTTTTGTGAGGAAAACGCCCTGTTTATGACTGTGAAGGAGCTGTTTGACAATTCCATCGATGCCCTGTCCAGcgtgaaggggaaaggaaaggaagtacAAATTATAATAAGAGAATACAAGAAAGAGTTGTCTCTCTACGAAATCGTTTGTCGAGACAATGGAGAGGGCGCTGAAATTAAGGATTTAGAGAAATTCTCCGAGATCTTTTTAACATCGAAAGATGAGAGCAAAACAAGTGGGAAGTTTGGCATTGGGTTGAAGACAATCCTCTTGTACTCTTACAAAACAGCCTACGGTTTTTTGCACTTGAAAGTCAGagtagaagaaaacaaaatatggGATTTTATGTTACTAATTGACAAGGATTTAAGTCACACTTTTGTACAGAATTTTAAGGAGTATGTGAACGAAGAATGGAAATGGTCCATAGAAATATCagtcattttaaaaatgaacaatacATGTAATGTGTACGATAGGAGAATCTCTTTCTATATGATGTTAATCCTCCTGTGGAAGAAGGATATAAACATCAAGTGCTCTTGTGACGGCGTGGAAGaatttacacacacatgcgATGAACAAGAACCAACTGATGATGAACACGAGTTGTTAGATTCATTTGTCGCTAACTGCACAAATATGATATTCAAGAAAAGGAACCTGAATTCGCATAATTTTAACATAAACATGTATGTAAACGTTCGAAAATCTGGAAAAGCTAATGTCAACGAAACGGGCATCCTCCATATGGGATTTGTCTTTTTAATTCGTTACGTGAATTCCATGCCCCTCTGGGGGAATAATGCAGCTGACTGTTCCATAACGAAAAGCTTTAA GAGCTTTCTAAAGTTGTATGGACCTCAATTCGGGATGGACCTCTTCAAc GTCGAAAACCTCGAGGAAATATACCCGGATGAATTGATTAGTCTGGAGTGCTTTAACGATTTGAAGGAA ATAAGTCACACGTTTCGCGTTAAGAAGTCTGAGAAATCCACATGGGACATAATTCTTTta GGAATCGACGTCCAAGGAAATGACATTTCCTTTGCCAATTTGAGCAAAACCTGCATAAAT gaaggaaaaagtctATCCAGCTTGATAAGCAAATGCGCGCTTGGCTTATTCAACAGCGTGAAGGTGGATTTCCCCGAGGAGTTCGAGAGTTTGTCGGACTATCAG CTCAGACAGGCCTTAGACATATATGGTGTCCAACTTGCTTCTTCGttgagcaaaataattttaaaaggaCGAGAGGAATTTAAGAATAAGGTATTCTTTCTACTGaatgagaaaaggaaagagattAATGGTGGTACTTCGGAGAAGGACAGGGGGAGTATTGCCACGCTTGGCACCTCAAGCGAGAAGGAGCTAATGGATGAGCTGTACTATCATATCAG GGAAAAGGTTTTGAGTGATGAGAAAGGACACGAGCAAGCTAACGCTACTATGAAGGATTATTCTTCCGCAGAATCAAACGTATCAGATTACGAAGATGACGCATGA
- a CDS encoding Ribosomal protein S17-like protein, with amino-acid sequence MIKLSGICSYWHYKAWQRATAGYLRTFIKNNLANNEMVGYVINDKHPKSIRVACDRYMYVVRYKKTFRYTKKIWAHDEKSEAKIGDIVRIQPLGYRIGPWKNYILVKILYKENKE; translated from the exons atgataaaactaAGCGGCATATGTTCCTACTGGCATTACAAAGCTTGGCAGCGTGCTACTGCTGGATATTTAAGGACAT TTATTAAAAACAATTTAGCGAACAACGAAATGGTCGGTTACGTCATTAACGACAAGCATCCCAAGAGCATACGAGTTGCATGCGACAG GTACATGTACGTCGTTCGGTACAAAAAGACCTTCaggtacacaaaaaaaatatgggcCCATGACGAAAAGAGCGAAGCAAAGATCGGAGACATTGTCCGGATTCAGCCACTGGGGTATCGGATAGGTCCctggaaaaattatatcctcgtcaaaattttgtacaaGGAAAATAAGGAGTAA
- a CDS encoding SNARE associated Golgi protein, putative, whose protein sequence is MDNIENHSGKKYEYLNNNYDTVYNETEVEGDAMSKNYHAGMNYSYSQNLLNKSNGTNMYMNNDMNGNMNGYMNKGAHSATNGMNGNFHYAMNNKKYNSSMEKEKLISNKSMYKKNRSNYNNTNYESNDEDCSETHYHFENKYNSDKDLENNRILIEPDELMASRRNHMRTKMQVLIKVLIIVAIFFLLVFLITKFKKFLDLINVVIKWVGEQGSWSILLFILLFTCTAPLFMSVEIMCVGAGLIFSGVYGKFWGIIVAVFSVATGYVLGMSLCFIISRYLMHEFIYKKLMVYPIYLAFNQAINSNGLSFVLLIRLSPILPASVVSYILGVTSVKYKDFALGSISALPSISIFVYIGVLLQDISNISEMENQWTNLIILFIGFILGVIAIAYISVVTKRRLNNLNIMNSSLSTTNIDIE, encoded by the exons ATGGATAATATAGAAAATCACAGCGGGAAGAAGTATGAGTATTTAAACAATAACTATGATACCGTGTACAATGAAACGGAAGTAGAAGGAGATGCTATGAGTAAGAATTATCATGCTGGTATGAATTACAGCTATAGTCAAAACTTGTTAAACAAAAGTAACGGaacaaatatgtacatgaatAATGACATGAACGGCAACATGAATGGTTACATGAACAAAGGCGCCCACAGCGCCACCAATGGCATGAATGGAAACTTCCACTACGccatgaataataaaaaatacaactccagcatggagaaagaaaaactaaTAAGCAACAAATCCATGTACAAGAAGAACAGGAGCAACTACAACAATACCAATTACGAAAGTAACGACGAAGACTGCTCCGAAACACATtaccattttgaaaataaatataattcgGATAAGGATCTAGAAAATAATCGTATCCTAATAGAGCCTGACGAATTAATGGCATCAAGAAGAAATCACATGAGAACCAAAATGCAAGTGCTAATAAAGGTACTAATAATTGTGGCCATCTTTTTCCTACTTGTATTTTTGATAacaaagtttaaaaaatttttagaCCTAATTAATGTAGTTATAAAATGGGTAGGAGAACAAGGTTCCTGGagtattctcctttttattttgttattcACCTGTACGGCCCCCCTCTTTATGTCAGTCGAAATTATGTGTGTTGGTGCGGGACTTATATTTTCAGGAGTTTATGGAAAATTTTGGGGTATAATTGTGGCCGTTTTCTCTGTTGCCACTGGATACGTATTAGGAATGTCACTATGCTTTATCATTTCAAGATATTTAATGCatgaatttatttataaGAAGCTAATGGTTTATCCCATTTACTTAGCATTTAATCAAGCCATAAATTCCAATGGGTTGTCTTTTGTCCTGTTAATTCGTTTGTCTCCTATTTTACCAGCCTCTGTCGTTAGCTATATATTGGGTGTTACGTCTGTCAAATACAAGGACTTTGCACTTGGATCCATCTCTGCCTTGCCCA GTATAAGTATATTTGTCTACATTGGCGTTCTGCTTCAGGACATTTCCAACATATCTG AAATGGAGAACCAATGGACCAACCTTATCATCCTATTCATTGGCTTCATCCTGGGGGTAATTGCCATTGCGTACATTTCCGTTGTGACCAAGCGAAGATTGAACAATTTGAACATAATGAACTCGTCGCTGTCGACCACCAACATCGACATCGAGTGA
- a CDS encoding WD repeat-containing protein, putative, which produces MENARSMVGEQGKALFYLSNHADNICSVKFCGEDVLISTCDCGMVTLWDLNNLTSTGNYNVSNYSALYASLFDKDHFFVKTKEGSVKLWDINRNHCAVKLDTNNYTYAKPYSVNGNIITPVNHNGDIAIYDLRMQTHLPRNNTLWGDSNEGSSNTLVIRFNKIKKSVGKMKMLFSNGKQKENKYLLNSELKFCSDILDIYPVPFLGESFILACYEPSLFLIYDFRMTSQFVSSFIIDVKENVLSYHINKNKCVVSSNNNSVYSLTLGKGEQVCLVKKAQWPKYNMSNLVIRSDNKVFISITNNCSVNLCDLHQMEILDCIKTYKFNYFNFVDFHPFSGLFAVAERNKVSIWANQASSFDLPPSSDDQSEVVPLG; this is translated from the coding sequence ATGGAAAACGCGAGAAGCATGGTGGGTGAACAGGGGAAGGCGCTGTTTTACCTGAGCAACCACGCAGACAATATATGCAGCGTGAAATTCTGCGGAGAAGATGTGTTGATCTCTACGTGCGACTGTGGAATGGTCACTTTATGGgatttaaataatttaacaAGCACAGGGAATTACAACGTATCAAATTATAGTGCACTATATGCATCCCTTTTTGATAAggaccatttttttgtaaaaacgaAGGAAGGCTCGGTAAAATTATGGGACATAAATCGTAACCATTGTGCTGTAAAATTAGACACCAACAATTATACTTATGCCAAGCCGTACTCTGTAAATGGAAATATAATCACACCTGTAAATCACAATGGGGATATAGCCATCTATGATCTGAGGATGCAGACACACTTGCCTCGTAACAATACCCTATGGGGTGATTCAAATGAAGGAAGTAGTAACACGCTTGTCATACgttttaacaaaataaagaaaagtgttggaaaaatgaaaatgttatTTTCCAATGgaaagcaaaaagaaaacaaatatcTTTTGAATAGCGAATTGAAATTTTGTAGTGATATTTTGGATATTTACCCAGTTCCATTTTTGGGAGAGTCATTTATCCTGGCATGTTACgaaccttctctttttttaatctaTGATTTTAGGATGACTAGCCAATTTGTTTCGAGTTTTATAATAGAcgtaaaggaaaatgttCTAAGTTAtcacataaataaaaacaaatgcgTTGTTAGTTCTAATAACAATTCTGTGTATTCCCTTACATTAGGGAAGGGTGAACAGGTTTGTTTGGTCAAGAAGGCACAGTGGCCAAAATATAATATGAGCAATTTGGTGATCAGATCGGATAATAAAGTGTTCATTTCAATTACGAACAATTGCTCTGTTAACTTGTGTGATTTACACCAAATGGAAATCCTAGACTGCATTAAGACATATAAGTTTAACTACTTTAATTTCGTTGACTTCCACCCTTTTTCTGGCTTGTTCGCAGTAGCAGAACGGAATAAGGTTTCCATTTGGGCGAATCAAGCTTCCAGTTTTGATCTACCCCCCTCCAGTGATGACCAATCAGAGGTGGTGCCACTTGGGTGA
- a CDS encoding ubiquitin-activating enzyme, putative, whose amino-acid sequence MGKLLNEQLIKCALCFFLGVYIKEIAEWGNGKKKKKVKEILRWIRSKVETAICTYMSSSHDYIKAQKMEADLFYKNFDKGIIDKYAKYINIQDIPSDSLEKIFQTKVLIIGLGGLGSPVCLYLTKFGFKEIGLMDGDTVEVSNLQRQIIHAEKHTGMNKTLSAKLTVKNMGEENANIKCYPFYLDKKNGLQIVKDYDIVVDCTDNIATRFLINDLCVLYRKKLIFGSALGLYGQLNVFNMTKETSNCYRCLQNFNNHTEQNDCDENGILSTVTGIIGILQANEVIKLSANLDQEILQNFLTYNSLSSRRPFEALNMNRKNQNCICAWGDSAKLLEFINRNDYEVAGGKATDLACVSGKAISAYPYDIGVLHFVQVLNKDFSFFQFPVDHLCILDVRKYNNANVYGLKNSIKWSFYDIMESINNYANSSIHLTQIILEKLEISTFTGNIVIIVICRRGIDSLKVAKYFNNFFLVDSTEGCKTSPREDSSSDISSLKIHPNEKEANKFDFQDKQIFTYNMKGGYLELQKRVFKNLPFL is encoded by the coding sequence ATGGGAAAACTCCTGAACGAACAACTCATCAAGTGCGCACTGTGCTTCTTCCTCGGGGTTTACATAAAAGAAATAGCCGAATggggaaacggaaaaaaaaagaaaaaagtgaaggaaatcCTAAGGTGGATACGTTCCAAGGTGGAGACAGCCATATGTACCTACATGTCGTCATCACATGATTACATAAAAGCACAGAAGATGGAAGCagatttattttataaaaacttCGATAAAGGAATAATCGACAAATATGCCAAGTACATAAACATACAAGATATTCCATCTGATTCTCTGGAGAAGATTTTCCAGACGAAGGTTTTAATCATCGGCTTGGGAGGACTAGGATCCCCAGTCTGTCTTTACCTAACCAAATTTGGATTCAAAGAAATAGGGCTAATGGATGGAGACACAGTAGAGGTGTCAAATTTGCAGAGGCAAATAATACATGCAGAAAAGCATACCGGAATGAATAAAACTCTGTCAGCCAAATTGActgtaaaaaatatgggagaagaaaatgccaATATAAAATGCTACCCATTTTAtttagacaaaaaaaatggattgcAAATTGTGAAGGATTACGACATCGTTGTCGATTGCACCGATAACATTGCGACCCGATTTTTAATTAATGACCTGTGCGTCTTGTACAgaaagaaattaattttcGGGAGTGCACTAGGGCTATATGGACAGCTAAACGTTTTTAATATGACTAAAGAAACTTCCAATTGTTATAGGTGCCTACAAAACTTCAATAACCACACAGAACAAAATGACTGTGATGAAAATGGAATCCTCTCCACCGTAACTGGGATTATTGGCATTTTACAGGCCAATGAAGTGATCAAATTATCCGCTAATTTAGACCAGGAAATTctgcaaaattttttaacgtaCAATAGTCTATCCAGTAGGAGGCCATTTGAAGCACTCAACATGAATAGAAAGAATCAGAATTGTATTTGTGCCTGGGGAGATTCTGCAAAGCTACTCGAATTCATCAATCGGAACGACTATGAAGTTGCGGGTGGCAAGGCGACTGACCTCGCGTGCGTCAGTGGCAAAGCTATATCCGCGTACCCGTACGACATAGGTGTCCTCCACTTTGTGCAAGTACTGAACAAagatttctcctttttccagTTCCCAGTAGACCATTTATGCATTTTGGATGTACGTAAGTACAACAACGCCAATGTGTATGGCTTAAAGAATTCCATCAAGTGGAGCTTCTACGACATTATGGAATCTATAAATAATTATGCCAACAGCTCCATCCACCTGACTCAGATAATTTTGGAGAAACTAGAAATATCTACATTTACTGGAAATATAGTTATCATTGTCATATGCAGACGGGGCATTGATTCTTTGAAGGTTGccaaatattttaataatttttttttggttgatTCCACAGAGGGGTGCAAAACATCTCCTCGTGAAGATTCTTCGTCCGACATTTCCAGCCTCAAAATTCATccaaacgaaaaagaagccAATAAATTTGATTTTCAGGACAAGCAAATTTTTACGTACAATATGAAGGGAGGCTACTTGGAGCTTCAAAAAAGGgtgtttaaaaatttgccatttttgtAA
- a CDS encoding ferrochelatase, putative, which produces MNIEDFLKFNNLNLSKDKIAKSLQRNKIGVLITNLGSPAKPTYWALFKYLAKFLGDPRVVKLNRFLWLPLLYGYVLPFRSGKSLSKYKNVWTDQGPPLCVNTHNQYAALKERLYAMYKDKVTITYGMRYGERSIKRALDYLKEKNINKLLVVPLYPQSAECTVASTFDCIGENLKKWNNIPELRFLSGYCLNEKYLNSLTESIQNFWKINGKGDKLIISYHSVPTKTVQDGDLYPFFCIECTNQLIKKLNLKKEDYILAFQSRIEGQKWIQPCIENILKHLSYKGCNVVDVVCPSFSVDCLETLEEIEITYRHQFLQHGNGRLRYISCLNYSKVGIDFLMDIIEENMIGW; this is translated from the exons atgaatatagaGGATTTTCTGAAATTCAACAACTTAAATTTATCCAAAGATAAAATAGCAAAGAGTCTCCAACGCAACAAAATCGGTGTACTCATAACGAATTTGGGTAGCCCCGCGAAACCGACTTATTGGGCCTTGTTCAAATATTTGGCTA AGTTTCTGGGCGACCCCCGAGTTGTCAAGTTGAATCGCTTCTTGTGGCTACCCCTGCTCTACGGCTACGTACTGCCTTTCCGCAgcg GAAAATCCCTAtccaaatataaaaatgtgtggACTGACCAAGGGCCCCCTCTATGCGTGAACACGCATAATCAGTACGCGGCGCTGAAGGAGCGTCTATATGCAAT GTACAAGGACAAAGTTACCATTACCTACGGAATGCGATACGGAGAGAGATCCATAAAAAGAGCATTGGATtatttgaaagaaaaaaacataaacaaGCTTCTGGTAGTGCCCCTATATCCCCAATCGGCCGAATGCACAGTAGCATCTACGTTTGACTGTATaggtgaaaatttaaaaaagtggaaTAACATCCCAGAGTTGAGATTTCTATCTGGATACTGTCTAAATGAAAAGTACCTAAACAGCCTAACTGAGAGTATTCAAAActtttggaaaataaatggaaagggaGACAAATTAATCATATCCTACCATTCTGTGCCAACGAAAACGGTGCAGGATGGAGatttatatccttttttttgtatcgaGTGTACAAAccaattaattaaaaaactgaaccttaagaaggaagattatATTTTGGCTTTCCAATCGAGAATAGAAGGACAGAAATGGATACAACCATgtattgaaaatattttaaagcACTTGTCTTATAAAGGATGTAATGTCGTTGATGTAGTTTGTCCATCTTTTTCCGTTGACTGTTTGGAGACATTGGAAGAAATTGAAATTACCTATCGACACCAGTTTCTTCAACATGGCAATGGACGCCTTCGATATATAAGCTGTTTAAATTATTCTAAAGTGGGCATTGATTTTCTCATGGATATTATTGAGGAGAACATGATTGGATGGTAG
- a CDS encoding DNA-directed RNA polymerases I, II, and III subunit RPABC1, putative, whose product MEDPITRFYKCRKTCCEMLEDRGYVITPREKLENFATFKEQFEENEKLRSRMTIITSHKNDESNKIIVYFADETKKTGVKPLRELTEKMDEKSIQRAILVTQNTLTPFARDAIKEAAPRHIIENFLDTELLVNITKHELVPRHIPLTSDEKRNLLQRYKIKENKLPRIQDVDPVCRYFGLAKGQVVKIIRPSETAGRYVTYRLVV is encoded by the exons ATGGAAGATCCCATCACCAGGTTCTACAAATGCAGAAAAACCTGCTGTGAGATGCTCGAGGACAGGGGATACGTCATAACACCCAGAGAAAAACTGGAAAACTTTGCTACCTTCAAGGAACAGTttgaggaaaatgaaaagct aCGATCCAGAATGACCATCATAACAAGTCACAAGAATGACGAGAGCAACAAAATTATAGTTTACTTCGCAGATGAAACTAAGAAAACGGGAGTTAAACCTTTGAGAGA GTTgacggaaaaaatggatgaaaaatcAATTCAGAGAGCAATACTTGTAACGCAAAATACCTTGACGCCCTTCGCTCGAGAT GCAATTAAGGAGGCTGCTCCGAGACACATCATAGAAAATTTTTTGGATACCGAATTGTTG GTTAACATAACGAAGCACGAACTGGTTCCAAGGCACATCCCTCTCACGAGTgacgaaaaaaggaacctcCTACAAAGATATAAG ATTAAAGAAAACAAGTTGCCTCGAATTCAAGACGTGGATCCTGTGTGTCGATACTTCGGCCTCGCAAAAGgacag GTTGTTAAAATAATCAGACCCAGTGAAACGGCTGGTAGATACGTGACCTACAGGCTTGTGGtttga
- a CDS encoding aminomethyltransferase, mitochondrial, putative, translated as MRILFKRQKRIPGIRYFSSGNKQKEEVRKTILYDVHKKNNAIFKIHNGYYIPNEYKDYTLITSHLHTRSSCSLFDYTYRPILKISGTDKINFLEKYVGSDIKGLWENECRISLLLNEKGGIIDDIVIILRENHLLLYFNIQCKKKVFKYLNEKLLENTKLDVKIEEYNSHSSICIQGSKSANVLNEIIEDDTYLENCSFMSSNITKLNNIEGCVLNRYTCTGEDGFDILVPNNHVEKLYECILSNPLVKPGGLEVLNTLRLESGFCVYGKDINENLTPIESNYKWVLGQRRLKELDFNGAHIIMNQIKNGTTIKRVGLIMNSTIVPKENSKIYTNENAHEEIGYITSSVFSPLLQKPIAMGYIKTEHAATNNLIKVECLNKLEVAQISKMPFVPLSIYKM; from the exons ATGAGGATCCTATTTAAGCGCCAGAAGAGAATACCGGGGATTCGGTACTTCTCATCaggaaataaacaaaag gaagaagtgagGAAAACCATTCTGTATGACGTGCACAAAAAGAACAACGCGATTTTCAAAATCCACAATGGGTACTACATTCCAAATGAATACAAAGACTATACGTTGATAACATCTCATTTACACACGAGATCAAGCTGTTCACTTTTTGATTACACATACAGaccaattttaaaaataagtgggacagataaaataaactttTTAGAAAAGTACGTGGGTAGCGATATAAAAGGATTGTGGGAAAATGAATGTAGAATAAGTTTGTTGCTAaacgaaaaaggaggaatcaTAGATGACATAGTCATTATACTAAGGGAAAATCATTTGTTACTATATTTTAATATACAGTGCAAGAAAAAGGTGTTTAAATACCTAAACGAAAAGCTTTTGGAGAATACCAAACTGGATGTGAAAATAGAGGAGTACAATTCTCATAGTTCAATATGTATTCAGGGGAGCAAATCCGCCAACGTGTTGAATGAAATAATAGAGGATGATACCTACTTGGAAAATTGTAGTTTTATGTCAAGTAATATTACCAAGTTGAATAATATAGAGGGGTGTGTACTAAATAGGTATACCTGTACAGGTGAAGACGGCTTTGATATTTTAGTACCAAATAATCACGTAGAAAAATTGTACGAATGCATTTTAAGCAACCCTTTGGTAAAACCAGGTGGATTGGAAGTTCTGAATACACTGAGATTGGAAAGTGGATTTTGTGTGTATGGAAAAGATATCAATGAAAATTTGACCCCCATTGAATCGAATTATAAATGGGTTCTAGGTCAGAGAAGACTCAAGGAATTAGATTTCAATGGTGCACATATTATAATGAACCAAATTAAAAACGGTACAACTATTAAGCGAGTTGGGCTAATCATGAACTCCACTATCGTTCCGaaggaaaattcaaaaatttaCACCAATGAAAATGCGCATGAAGAGATAGGTTACATAACCAGCAgcgttttttctcccctcctACAGAAGCCAATTGCTATGGGTTACATAAAGACGGAACACGCCGCTACTAATAATCTTATAAAAGTAGAATGCTTGAACAAGTTGGAAGTAGCTCAAATTAGCAAAATGCCATTTGTCCCTCTGTCCATATATAAGATGTGA